A single genomic interval of Anopheles darlingi chromosome X, idAnoDarlMG_H_01, whole genome shotgun sequence harbors:
- the LOC125954104 gene encoding uncharacterized protein LOC125954104, with amino-acid sequence MPAKAAPTAKKEQGGAGGKKSGGGVKGQPKEQQSTVERHGLDDETNAGFGKYLRSQEGIEMMKLFVIANTIVVFMTMAWPQMQQSYQIIRSMFYGDEAAIDEQ; translated from the exons ATGCCAGCCAAAGCAGCGCCAACCGCGAAGAAGGAGCAGGGCGGTGCAGGAGGCAAGAAGAGTGGCGGCGGTGTGAAGGGACAGCCCAAGGAGCAACAGTCTACGGTGGAACGTCATGGTCTGGATGACGAAACGAACGCTGGCTTCGGAAAGTACTTGAGATCCCAGGAAG GGATCGAGATGATGAAGCTGTTCGTGATCGCAAACACTATCGTCGTCTTCATGACCATGGCTTGGCCCCAGATGCAGCAATCCTATCAAATCATTCGCTCCATGTTTTACGGCGACGAGGCAGCCATAGATGAACAATAG